The DNA window TCGTCAAAGTCTTGGCTTGTGCCTTTTCCGCGTTTTTTTAGTCCGCGTGTGATTTTGTAGTTTTTGCCGTTTTGGGTGAATTGGAGTGTGACTTTTCCGTGGTTTGCTCCCTCACGCAACAGATAATCGTAGCTTCTTCCAATTGGGTCTCCGAACAGGGCGAAGTCTATGGAGTATAGGATGCTGGATTTTCCGCAGCCTAAACCGCCGACTAGGCAGTTGAAGCCTTTTGCGAAGGGCACGGTGGATTTGACGTGGGAGCGGATGTTTTCTAATTGTACGATTTCAATTTTCATTGTAGAAGCTCCTCGATGGTTTGTTTCACTTTTTCTTCTTGTTTTTTGGTTAGTGGTTCAATTAGGCTGAGGGCTACGCGTGCGATTTTTTCGGCTTCTTCTCGTGGGTAGCGTTCAGAAAAAATTTGTAGGAAGTATTCGAACGTTTTCGTTTTTAAGTCTTTGAATTCGCTTTCGAAGATTGAGCGAACGATTTCTTCGGAGACTTCGCTTTCACGCAAGGAAATAATTGGGTGCACAAGTAGAGCCTTTTTAACTGCGCTTCTGATTTTGGCGATGTCAACTTCTGCGCGGCTTGTTTCAACTGGCAGAGTGCCTTTCAAAACTGGAACAATTATGACGCCTTCCTCGTCTGCGTCTTTTACAAGTTGTGTGGCGAGTTCCGTGATTTTTGCGGGGTTCATTCCGGTGAAGTCTTGTTCTAATACGGTAAACTTGCGTTGAGGTTCAAGTTCTATGAATTCTGGCGATGCCGCGCCTTTCTCGTCTACTTTGACGTGGTAGAAGCCTTTTCTTATTTTGGCTTCTGCGTAGTCTACGGTTTCGATGCATCCGCTGTAAATTAATAGTCCGTTTTTGAATTTTTCTTTGTATGGTTCGTGTATGTGTCCAGCTGCGTAGTAGTTGAAGCCTTCAGGGATGAGTTCTGGCGGAGCTTCAGCTTCCATGTAGGGCGGCTTGACGCTTGGAATGTCTAGAGCCATGTGGAAAACGAAAATGTTGAATAATGAAGGGTCTGGTGATGGCTTGTTTTGTTCCAAGAAGACGGGAAGGCTTTCTTCGGTTTTGCGTCTGGTTCTATAGTTGGGCACGCCGTAAACGTAGCAGGAGTCTGGTTTGCGCCAGCAGGCGCCTTCATGTCTTGGCAAGTGATAGATTAAGCCAGCGCTGTCTAACGGGTTTAGAATGCTTCCAGTGATTATGTTGGGTGCTGAATCATGCGAACCGTCAACGGTTAAAACTGGAATTTGAGCTTCACGTAAGCGACTGAATTGTCTGATGGCGTTTTCTAGCGTGACGTTTGATGGGCGCGCCTGATGGAATAGGTCTCCAGCAATAATCATAAAATCAGGTTTTAACTCAATGGTTCTGTCAACTAATTCTTGGAAAGCCTTGTCAAAATCCTCACGCCTCGCTTCTAAACCATACTGTGCATAACCTAAATGCAAATCCGCAACATGAACAAAACTGAAGCCCCTCAAACCTCTCTCTTCTCCCACCAACATTAGTAACAGTTAGATTTAGTTAATCATTAACTATTAAATATTTTAACAATCAATCACAAAAACAACCACAATCCTAACCACGGTTTCAACCTATATATAAGGGAGGGGCTAGTCACACAAAACACAACAAAAAACAGAAACACATAAACGCACAACAAACACCATATCCCTAACCACACCAAAGGCGCGCAAACAAGCATGAAATGCCAAAAATGCCAACAAGAAACATTCCTACCCTTCAAATGCCCATATTGCGGAAACTACTACTGCGCAGAACACCGCCTACCAGAAAACCATCAATGCCAACAAATAGAACTAGCACGCATACCAAAACAAGAAAACACACAACCAATAACCTTCAAAACACAAACACAAAAACCCTACGAAGAATACACAGTCACATACATACCAACCCAACCTCCAAAAACAAAAATACACTTCAGCAAAACAGAAACCAAACACCTAACAATAGCCGCACTACTCGTCATCGGCATCGCACTATCAATAGGCATATTCCCAAACCCAACAATAAACACCCCAATAAGCCTAACAATATTCACACTAATCCTAACAGCATCCTTCTTCACCCACGAAATCGCACACAAAATAACCGCACAAAAACACAACCTATGGGCAGAATTCAGACTAACATTCACAGGCGCAATCCTAACACTAATCAGCATAATATCACCACTATTCAAAATAATATCACCAGGCGCAGTATTCATATCCGGAATCACAAGCACAAAAAACATCGGAAAAATCTCCATAGCAGGACCAACAACAAACATCGCATTATCACTCATACTTTTGACAACAGCAACACTAACACCTCAATACAACACAGTACTACTGCTCGGAGCAGCCACCAACACATGGATAGCACTCTTCAACCTCATACCCCTCGGCATACTCGACGGCTTCAAAATCTTCCTATGGAACAAAAAAATCTGGACAACCGCCTTCGCAATCAGCCTAACACTAACAATAATATCATACAAACTACTATTCGACACATTATGACCACAAAAAACAGAAACTTTTACATAACCAACACAACAACTTCTAACAGAATAAAAATGGTCAACAGAGACAGACACGAAATCGTCATAGACATACTAACAAAAGCAAAAAACGGAAAAAGAAAAACAGAACTAATGCGAGACGCAGGACTCTCATACATCCAAACCAAACAATACCTCACCACACTACTAGAAAAAGAACTACTAGAAATAAACAAAAACCAAAACATAAAAACAACAAAAAAAGGCCAAGAATTCCTACAAAAATGCGGAGAATGCCTCCTCACAAACTGGCACAAACAAAAAGAAACCAAAACAACGCCAAAATAACTAAAGAAGCTCTATAGTCACATGCACTTCCTCAGGAACACGAATCCGCATAATACGCCGCATAACACGCTCCTCAGCATCAACATCAATCAAACGCTTATGAATACGCATCTCCCACCTATCCCACGTAGCAGTCCCCTCACCACAAGGCGACTTCAAAACAGGAACCCGCAAACGCTTAGTAGGCAAAGGAAGAGGACCAGTCATCTTAACCCCAGTTTTCAAGGCGATGGCTTTCAATTCCTCACATACCTCTTCCAACTTCTTGTAATCCGTACTCATCAACCGTATGCGCGCTTTTCTAACCATCACCCATCATTCCTAACGCTTACTACTCCACAGGGCATTAAGTATTTACCTTTAGACAAATAACCGTGAATAAAAACTTATCGAAACAAATAACAACATTAAGCACTTAAGCAATAATGATAAGGAATGAAAGTTAAAGGAATAATCCTCGATTTAGACGGCACAATAGTAGATTCAAAACCGGCATACTTAGAAGCCGCAGAAACCGCTTTTGCAAAAATGGGACAAAAAAAATTCAACAAAGCCGCAGTGACAGAAATCCCCAGAAGACTCGAACAAAGCCTTCCAATACACGATTTAATAGAAGGACTTGACACAAGAAAATTCTTGGAAGCATACATTAACGCATATTACCAAGCAACCGCCACAAAAACAAAACCACTGCCAAACATTTCAGAAACTCTAGCACAACTTTCAGAAAAAGCAAAATTAGCATTACTCACCATGCGCTATGTGTCCAAAAGAGAAATCATCGACGAACTAGAAAGCTTCGGTTTAGCAAAATACTTCAGATATGTAATGACCGCTTTAGACACCCATCAGCCGAAACCTTCTCCAGAAGCACTAAAAAAATGCGCGAGACAATTAAGTGCAAAAGCATACGACTGCGTGGTTGTTGGAGATTCAGTAGCAGACATCAAAGCAGGAAAAGCAGCAGGAACCAAAACAGTTGCAGTTTTAACAGGTATTTTCTCTCGAAAAGAGTTAGAAAGCGAAAAACCAGACTTAATCCTAGAAAACGTCAACCAACTTCCAGATTTCATCGAATAAACCATAAAATAGGCTTTTAGAATATTTCTATAACGGAAATAGCTGAAAATTACCGAAAACAGTTATAGAAGTAACCATAAATAAAGCTTAATTAAAAGAGCAAGCTCTAGTTTAAGGTGGAGAAGGCTTCGAGTGGATAAAACATGAACTTCATAGAAACGTTGCTGTCAGAAAAACTCAAAGACAGAAACCCAATGCTGGACGTTTACGGCGCAGACCGCAAAGTGCTACAAATAGCATGCCAAGATTTTACAAACTACCTTAAGATTTACTGGGACCTTGTTGGAAAGGAAGCAAACGAATGCGAAATAGTTGAGCGATTAGAGAAGTTTTTCAGCGAAAATCCCCGCGAACTGGAAGAATTCTTGACAATTTGGACGGGAATATGGTTTAACAAATGGAAAGAACGTGTAAAATTATTGATAGGTAATGATAACTCCAAAAGATGGGACAGAGTTTCAAAAGTTCTCAGCAACGCTGAGCCCTTATGGAGAAAGCTGTCAAACCGCCAGGAAATGCAAGAAGTAGTGACGTCTACGCTCATCAAGAATGGAGAAATCTGTGGCACTTCGATTCTTGCGGAAAACCTTCTAAAAATGGAGTTAGGCGAGAAAAACAGAGATTTCAACAAAGAAGAAGTGCAAGTAGTTAACGTGGTTAATAATGCTTTGAGAAAAGCAAGGGAACTAGCCAGAAGCAAAGGTCCATTAATATACGTTAAAATTGATAAAGGCTATTATCAACCGTCACAGTAAATGGATATGTTTAGCGTATTCTTTCTCTGTGAATGTTTTTTGTCCGCCAAGAATACGTCTTAATGACGGTTGTTTCTCCGTAGCCACAAGCTGCACAACGCTTCTTTGCTACGTTATATGCTCTTCTTCCACATCGTCTACAACGTATGTGCGGTTTTCTTCCTGTGCGTTTGCCGAAAGAGGGGGTTCCTTTTCCCAAAGAGTTGTCACCTTGGAGGTGGCGAAATCAGAATCACGTTGTCTCCGCGAACAATTATCAATCCTAGTTTTCTCACGTTCTCGGAGTTTGTGTTGTCTTCTGTTTCTTCTAGGACTAGGTTTAGATGTTGGTCGAATCCCTTCAGTCTTCCTCGTAGGCTTTTTCCGCCTTTCAGTCTTACGAGCACTATTTTTCCGAGGTTTTGTTCGAGGATTTCTGTTGTCATTTCGCTCATGTTTACGCCCTCATGCCTATAGTTTATGTCTTTTATACTTAAACTTATACCATTTAAACCTATCTAATGGAGATGCCTAATGTCAGAAAAAATTAGAAGGTATTTCTTGAAAGCTAAGGAAGCAAGGGACATTTTAAGTGTGGTTTCTGAAAGGCTTAAGGTGAGTTTGGAGCGACTTTTCGAAGGTAAGGTTAATGTTGAAGTCGTTGAAACAGAGGTTGTGGAAATCTTTCTTTTAAATGGCAAGCCTGTTCTTGCAAAAACAGGTGGAAACGTTTTTCCAACGTTAGCTTTCAATGAATTTTTGGCTTCGGCGCCAAAGGTTGTTGTGGACATGGGTGCTGTTCCGCATGTTTGTAATGGTGCGAATGTTATGGCGCCTGGAATTGTCCGTTTTGAAGGCGACTTTGGAAAGGGCGATTTTGTTGTTGTTGCGGATGAAAAGCATGGTAAACCAATAGCAATTGGCGAAGCATTACAGGATAGTGAGGAGATAAAAAAGGTTAAGCAGGGCGTCGTTGTCAAAAATTTGCATTTCGTTGGTGACAAAATATGGGTTTTGATTAAGAAATATGGCGCTTAGCTTAGTGAAGATTTAATCTTGATTTTGAATTCATAAAATACTTTTATAGTTAATTTTTATTAGTGATTCAGACGCAGAATTAGGAAACGCTTAAACTGTAGAAGCGTAAATAAAATTAAGAGAGGAGAAAATTGCCAGGCTTAAGCGGTTTAATCCGCAAACCCAAAAAAGCCGAGAAAGAAACCGAGGTTAAAGGTGTTTCTGGCAAGACGTATCTTAAGGCTATGCCTTTGCGTGATTTGGCAGATTTGGATGCCATTAAAAGTGAGGTTAAGTCGGGGAATATTTTGATTCTTAGGATAACTCCTCTTGCAAGCAAAAGTATTGATGATGTTAAGCGTGCAGTGAATGAGTTATGCGATTTTGCAGGGTCTATTGGTGGAGACATTGCAAGGTTAGGGGAAGAACGCGTGGTTGTTTGTCCTCCGAATGTGAGGATTTGGAGAGAGAAGATTCCTGTTTCGAATGAGCCTATACCTACAGCGGCTTAATTGTGCTCTGTGTGACTAGACCCCCCTTATAAATAGGTTCAACCTTCTTTCCAAATCAACAGTGAAGTTTACAATTGATAGGTGATAAAGAAATTATTGGAGTCAGGGTGTAAACTATTTTATTGAAGTTCAAAAATGATAACAAAAACTTCTAGAGAAGTCTGAAGGTTTCCAGGGTTGCCGGCACGAGCGTTTGTACTCCACAGTTTCTTTGGATGAAGTTTGCTATGCTGTGGCATTTTGCTCTTTCGCCGTGGCATACAACAACTCTTTCAGGCTTTGGCTTCAAATGAGTCACGTAATTGATTATTTGCCGTCTGTCCGAGTGCCCGGAAAAGCCTTCAATGGAATCCACATGTAATCTGACTTTAACGACATCCATTTTTCCTTCAGCGCTCATCATAGTAGCCTCGGTTAAGCCCTTCTGCACTCTTCTTCCTAAAGTGCCTTCGATTTGGTAGCTAACGAAAACCACAGTGTTTCGCTCGTCATCTGCTAAACTTTTGAAATATTCTATTACGGGTCCGCCTTCGAGCATTCCAGAAGTTGCCATAATAATGCATGGTTCACCTTCAATTATTTCTTGCCTAACATTCGGGTGCTCAACAACTGTGAAATAATCAGACTGGAAAGGATTAACTCCGTCATGAAGTATGCTATTGCGAACTTCTCTACCCAAATATTCAGGATAAGCCGTGTGAATTGCTGTGGCTTCAGAAATCATGCCCTCAATAAACACAGGCGCCTCCTTCATCAAACCACGCCGCATATAACCATCGATAATAAGCATTATTTCTTGTGCTCTTCCAACTGCTGGCACTGGAATCAAAACTTTGCCTTTGCGCTCAAGAGTTTCATTCACAACCGTCGTCAAACGCTCTTCAGCTTCAACGCGTGAAGGCATAAAATCATCTGGACCCCCATAAGTGCTTTCAGTTATTACAGTTTCAACTCTTGGAAACTCCGATGTCGCCGCTTCCAATAGCATCGTTCGGGCATACTTGTAGTCGCCAGTATAAACCACGTTATGCAAGCCTTCGCCTATATGCAAATGAACCATTGAAGAGCCCAAAATGTGCCCAGCATTATGAAGAGTCAAACGAATGTCAGGAGCAATATCCGTAACAACACCATATCGTAAAGGAATAGTATGCAACACACATTCGCGAACATCCTTCTGGTCATAAGGTGCCGTCACGCCTTGCTTGCTAGCCACATCAAGATAGTCAAGTTGAAGAAGCGTCATAAGATTTGAAGTCGGCGCAGAACAGTAAACTGGACCATCATACCCATACTTATAAAGAAACGGAACCAAACCACAATGGTCAAGATGCGCATGACTAATAACCACAGCATCCAAAGAATCAAGCTCAAACAACGGGTTATCAAGCCTCGGAAAAGCCTCAAAAGGCCTCGAAGAGCCAGGATTAATGCCGCAATCTAACAATACACTACTTTCCCTTGTCTGAACCAGAAACGCTGACCGCCCAACCTCCTGAACTCCGCCGAGCGCCGTAACACGCACATCACCAATCTCGTAGGTCTTAGGTCTGAAAATTCTCTCTCCAATCATCCGCAGTATTCTCTCTCTTTCCTTACTTTCAGAATGAAGATAATGACGCATGTGAGTTACTATTTTAGAACGCAACGGTGGACTACGTAAAACATGAGGTCGCCATTTTGTCCGCTTTATAATCTCCTGAAGAACTGCGCCGTTTTTCCCAATGACAAGCCCTGGCTTTTTCGCCTCAATTATTATTTCGCCAAGACTTGGGTCAAAGTTTATGTCTGTCACTTCAGCTTCTGGCGGGATTATTTCACGCACCGCCCGCTCTGAATCTTTTTCCGGGAGCCTCACAGACGGGTCAGAACGTATGACTATCCTTTTTCTTATCACGTTGACTATGTCCGCAACCAAGCTACTTTGTTCGACTAAAATTTCTGGTTTTTTGGCGTAAACCGCCAGCGTTGACCCTTCATATTCGATTCTTGTTACTTCAGCCTCTTTCGGAACATGCCCTAATATGTATTGGCTTATTTCTATTTTGTCTTTTTCAGAGTTTGGCGCCACTTTTTAACTTCCTCAATTATGCAGAAGTTTCTTCTTTTCCTTGTCAGTTAACTCTTTATAGCCATTCTTGTCGATTACTGCAATGTTAAAGCTGTCCCCGCTTGCTGCATCACGCTTCATAGCAGAACCGACAGCCTTAGCAATAACAGGCAAAAGCTCTTCAACAGACATGTCTTCCTTATACTGGTCTTCAAGAACACCATAAGCTATCGGCGAACCAGAACCAGTCGCAACACACTTTTCTTCAGTCAAACTGCCAAAAGGGTCTAAAGAAAACACGTGCGGTCCGGTCTCGTCTACGCCACCAACCAGAACTTGCGCCAGAAAAGGCACATACCTAGTCGAAAACAGAAGGTTTGCGATGATTCTCGCTGCAGAGCTAATGGGAATTGGTCTGTTCATGTTTATTTTGTAAAGTTGCGCATTAGCAGTAACTATGTCCACAGTTCTCTGCGCGTCAGCCACTGAGCCAGCAATAGTCATGCCTATGTGGTCGTCTATCTTGTATATTTTTTTCCCATGCTTATGAGCTACATAGAATCCCATGGTTACTCTGGTGTCTGAAGCCAATATGACGCCGTCTTTGCACACGACGCCTATGGTTGTAGTTCCTTTCATGACTAACCGCTTTTCTAAATCATTGTTTGTCATGCCAGTTTTTCTCCCAAAACCTAAACACGCCAATATTACTTCGCTAGGAAGTAGACACCATGTAATCACGTCATGGGATTTATTAATATTACGGTTCAAAGGCAAAAGATAAAACAACACTTACTGCAAGAACCGTTGGATTTAAAAGGGTTTTAAGCATACACAGTAAAAGGGAATTATCACAAAAACACAACTAAAATGTGGTCAATTTGTCATTAAAACATCACCGCATGCAACTTCCAAGA is part of the Candidatus Bathyarchaeota archaeon A05DMB-5 genome and encodes:
- a CDS encoding DNA repair exonuclease, which produces MLVGEERGLRGFSFVHVADLHLGYAQYGLEARREDFDKAFQELVDRTIELKPDFMIIAGDLFHQARPSNVTLENAIRQFSRLREAQIPVLTVDGSHDSAPNIITGSILNPLDSAGLIYHLPRHEGACWRKPDSCYVYGVPNYRTRRKTEESLPVFLEQNKPSPDPSLFNIFVFHMALDIPSVKPPYMEAEAPPELIPEGFNYYAAGHIHEPYKEKFKNGLLIYSGCIETVDYAEAKIRKGFYHVKVDEKGAASPEFIELEPQRKFTVLEQDFTGMNPAKITELATQLVKDADEEGVIIVPVLKGTLPVETSRAEVDIAKIRSAVKKALLVHPIISLRESEVSEEIVRSIFESEFKDLKTKTFEYFLQIFSERYPREEAEKIARVALSLIEPLTKKQEEKVKQTIEELLQ
- a CDS encoding 30S ribosomal protein S10 — translated: MVRKARIRLMSTDYKKLEEVCEELKAIALKTGVKMTGPLPLPTKRLRVPVLKSPCGEGTATWDRWEMRIHKRLIDVDAEERVMRRIMRIRVPEEVHVTIELL
- a CDS encoding HAD family hydrolase, with product MKVKGIILDLDGTIVDSKPAYLEAAETAFAKMGQKKFNKAAVTEIPRRLEQSLPIHDLIEGLDTRKFLEAYINAYYQATATKTKPLPNISETLAQLSEKAKLALLTMRYVSKREIIDELESFGLAKYFRYVMTALDTHQPKPSPEALKKCARQLSAKAYDCVVVGDSVADIKAGKAAGTKTVAVLTGIFSRKELESEKPDLILENVNQLPDFIE
- a CDS encoding 50S ribosomal protein L37e, translated to MGKGTPSFGKRTGRKPHIRCRRCGRRAYNVAKKRCAACGYGETTVIKTYSWRTKNIHRERIR
- a CDS encoding RNA-binding protein produces the protein MSEMTTEILEQNLGKIVLVRLKGGKSLRGRLKGFDQHLNLVLEETEDNTNSENVRKLGLIIVRGDNVILISPPPR
- a CDS encoding DUF1947 domain-containing protein, with translation MSEKIRRYFLKAKEARDILSVVSERLKVSLERLFEGKVNVEVVETEVVEIFLLNGKPVLAKTGGNVFPTLAFNEFLASAPKVVVDMGAVPHVCNGANVMAPGIVRFEGDFGKGDFVVVADEKHGKPIAIGEALQDSEEIKKVKQGVVVKNLHFVGDKIWVLIKKYGA
- the sepF gene encoding cell division protein SepF, translated to MPLRDLADLDAIKSEVKSGNILILRITPLASKSIDDVKRAVNELCDFAGSIGGDIARLGEERVVVCPPNVRIWREKIPVSNEPIPTAA
- a CDS encoding beta-CASP ribonuclease aCPSF1 — its product is MEISQYILGHVPKEAEVTRIEYEGSTLAVYAKKPEILVEQSSLVADIVNVIRKRIVIRSDPSVRLPEKDSERAVREIIPPEAEVTDINFDPSLGEIIIEAKKPGLVIGKNGAVLQEIIKRTKWRPHVLRSPPLRSKIVTHMRHYLHSESKERERILRMIGERIFRPKTYEIGDVRVTALGGVQEVGRSAFLVQTRESSVLLDCGINPGSSRPFEAFPRLDNPLFELDSLDAVVISHAHLDHCGLVPFLYKYGYDGPVYCSAPTSNLMTLLQLDYLDVASKQGVTAPYDQKDVRECVLHTIPLRYGVVTDIAPDIRLTLHNAGHILGSSMVHLHIGEGLHNVVYTGDYKYARTMLLEAATSEFPRVETVITESTYGGPDDFMPSRVEAEERLTTVVNETLERKGKVLIPVPAVGRAQEIMLIIDGYMRRGLMKEAPVFIEGMISEATAIHTAYPEYLGREVRNSILHDGVNPFQSDYFTVVEHPNVRQEIIEGEPCIIMATSGMLEGGPVIEYFKSLADDERNTVVFVSYQIEGTLGRRVQKGLTEATMMSAEGKMDVVKVRLHVDSIEGFSGHSDRRQIINYVTHLKPKPERVVVCHGERAKCHSIANFIQRNCGVQTLVPATLETFRLL
- the psmB gene encoding archaeal proteasome endopeptidase complex subunit beta produces the protein MTNNDLEKRLVMKGTTTIGVVCKDGVILASDTRVTMGFYVAHKHGKKIYKIDDHIGMTIAGSVADAQRTVDIVTANAQLYKINMNRPIPISSAARIIANLLFSTRYVPFLAQVLVGGVDETGPHVFSLDPFGSLTEEKCVATGSGSPIAYGVLEDQYKEDMSVEELLPVIAKAVGSAMKRDAASGDSFNIAVIDKNGYKELTDKEKKKLLHN